The Methanobacterium bryantii genomic interval GTGAAATCTGTTAAAAACACTAAAAACACCATAAAAAAGAATAAAGTCAACACGAGGTTAATAAAATAAAACCTACATTTGACCTTTATTCCATTTTTTAATTTTCTTTTAAAACATTATAAATTGGTGATTTTATGAGTTTAGGCTCTAAAAACAGAAAAGAAAATATAGACAACAATGAATTTTGCGGCGAATGTGAAGTTACTTTGAATGATTTTAAAAAGGCAATTTTAGAAAAAGAAAAGTCAATAAAGCAGTTTAAATTGATTGTTATTGCAATGAGTATGTTATTAATATTTTGTTTAATAATTTCGTTTAAAATTTAGTTTAATATTAACAAAAAATTTAATATTATGTCTTATTTACTGTATTCATACGTATTTTACGAAAAATGGATCAAGCATATATATATGTAAGATGTATTTTGGTTTAAAGAAATATTTCAGTTCACTCTAATTTGAAAAAAGGGCCATTAAAATGTTTGAATAAAGTTTTAAGATTATTTCCTGATTCGAACTTGCAAGTAAAAAGGATCATTAAGTCTATTTATAGACCATATTAACTTTATAATTATTTTTCTATATTTTAAAAGTGATCTTGAGACAGGCATTATATTAAACATTCTGCAAAAATGAGGGTGTAAGAAACTGTAGTTTGTATTGAGATATGGGAAAGTTATTAAATTACTAATTGATTATTGGAGATGTTTTGATATAAACTTCAGGAAAAGATTTAGAAGATGCCATTAAAACACTCTTAAAAACTAATTAACATGTTGATAATTATTTTAAAATAAAAATTGATAAATTAAAATAGAAATTTAGATGAAATAAGATTTAAAAAAATTAAATTACTGGTTGTCTTCTTCATCTAATACTTTTAGCAGTTCTTCCCATGCTTCTAAGGAATCTTTAGCTTCCTGATCACTTAGAACTTCTATAGCATATCCAGAGTGAACTAGTACATATCTACCTACTTCAACATCTTCAACTAAATCAAGTTTAGCGTTTTGTCTCACGCCTCCAAAGTCAACAACTGCTACATTATCGTTAATTTCTACTATTTGTGCTGGTGCTGCGATACACATTGAAAATCTCCTCTTATTTAAATTTTAACTGTAAAGTATGGTTATAAGCTTAATCTTTATTTTTATAAATGAATTTTTTTAATCAATTTTAATATGTACTCTTAACATATAAAAATATGCTAAAGATTTTTAAAAAATGTCCATATAATTGAGTATGATAAATAAATCTAGAGGTAATGGTAATGGCTGACATGGAGAACTTTATCAATTATAAATCTATTTTAAACTATTATTAATCACATAATACTAAATATAATGTATATTGACATCTATGTTACAAAATTAACCAGAAATAAAGCTTTATAATAAAAATCAGAGATTTAAATGTGTATTAAATTTAAATTCAAAATTCTGCGGAGGAAATTTTATGGATGTTGTAGTTATTGGGGGCGGACCTGCAGGCAGAACTGCTGCAATTGAAGCATCAAGCATTGGAGAAAATGTAACTCTTATTGAAAGAGATAAAATTGGAGGTACATGTCTTAATGAAGGGTGTGTTATGGTTACTGGGTTAAATGACGTTGCAAAATTCATAAATGACGCAAAGAATTTCAAAAATCTGGGTTTGATTGACTGCGATTACCAGCTGCATTTTGATAAACTTATAAGTGGCATTAAAGAGACCGTGGCTAAAATAAGACATATACTTGAAACAGAAACCCTTGATGCGGGTGTGGAAATTAAAAGGGGTAACGCAAGTCTTGATGACAGTAAAGTTATTTTAGAGGGTGAAGAGCTTGAATATGATAAATTGATAATAGCAACAGGTGTAAAGCCGTTTGTTCCCCAAACTGAAGGATTTGAAAATGCCCTAACTTATAAAGATATATTGAGTTTAACAGAACTCCCGGAAGAACTGAATATTATCGGAAGCGGTGTCATCGCCGCGGAGTTTGCAAATGTATTTTCTGGATTCGGCACTAAAGTAAACGTTTTATGCAGAAATAAGTTTTTGAAAATGTTGGATGATGATATTAAAAAATATGTCACTAAAAATTTAATTCCTGATGTCACCATACATGAAAATTTAAATGTAAGCAGTATTCATAAAGACGGTATTTCTACTGATAATGGAGAAATGAATGGGCTCACATTTTTTGCAACAGGTATGGTTCCAAATTCTGAAATTGTATCTAATATTGTAGATCTAGGAGAAAAGAAAAATATACTTGTAAATAAAAGAATGCAGACAAGCTGTGAAGATATATATGCAGCTGGAGACGTAACTGGGGGAATAGGCACAACACCAGTTGCAAGGGCAGAAGGGGTCACAGCAGCAAGAAACGCATGTGGAATATTTAAGGAGATGGATTACAGGTTTATACCCGGTGCAATTTCCCTGCAGCAGGACGTGGCATTTATAAATGCTGAAAATAAAAAGGACGGTATTAATGGACATATGAAAGGCTCTGCAGGTCCTGGATCTTTTTGGAGAGTACATGACGGTAAAACTGGCCTTACAAAGATGAATGTCAGCGAAGACGGAGATATAAATGAAATATTTTCAATTTCACCTTCATCACGTACAAGCATGGCCTACATGTCCAAGCTCTTGAGGGAAGGGCAGAAAGTAGATGATTTTGATGATTTTATGGAAGTGCACCCTTCTACAGATGCGATATATAAGCTGCTTAGATTTTTTGCGAGGTTTGAGTAAATATATTTACAAATTGGCTATATTATCCGACGAGGCTTGAGTGAAAATAAGATTGTTTGCAGGATTTGAGTAATTTACTTTAAAAATTTAAAAAAAGAATTTTAATGGACCCTTCGGGACCTGTTTTTGAATTTAAACAGGAAAAATACAACTAGAGCCAATATAATAAGCACTACTACTATGACTGCTATTATCCCGAATATTCCAATAAGTCCCATTTTCCCAAGAAAACCTAGCTTTGCAGCGCCTCCCATCTTGGCGGCGCCTCCTAATTTCCATATTCCAGTATTGAGCATTAAATTTACCATGTTTAAGTCACCTTTTAATTTTTGATTAAATGATTGAATTTAATTTGCGTGTTTTAAAACATTATTATTTTAAACTCAAAAAAATTTCATTTTTTTATTGTTTTAGAGGATTAGTAGTAATTTATATATAAAGTGTTGTTTTTAAGGACAATTTTTAGTTACCGTCTATTTTCATACAGTGGATATCATATTATTTAACTGGTCATTTTATGTAGTTGTCCGTTTAGTTAGGTTTCGCGATTTAATATTAGATTTATAGTCTTTGGGATTATTTTCCAAGCTGACTAATGCCAGAGCCTTTTTGAGAATGTTTCATTGTAATCTGGATTTGTGCAGTGTCTGTCCTAAAATACACCAAATTTTTTAATATAAAAACTTACAAGAATTATTTGTCCTAATTTTAGCTTTGTAGAAAACCCTAAAAAATCCCTCAAAAATCTCTGATTTTTGGGGCCGAAAAACAAAGTTTTTCAGGCTTTGATTTTTTGAAACACATTGAAAAATTAGATAATATTGTGTAGTTTAAGTATGATGTTTAAATATAACTACCCATAATTTAAGTAATTTCATGAATATATGATGATTTCACAGAGCCTAAATTTCACACAATTAATCTAGGAAAAGGAAATGATGAAAAAAGAAGAAGAAATAAGCTTACCTTGTAACCATAATTCCAACTATTGGAACGCTATATTAAAAGATGAAGGGCTTTGCATCAGCTTAAGAAGTAACAATCCTCTTTCAGATACTGTAAAGAGTGAGCTAATTAAATATCAGGATATATTAAACGTTCGTTATGGTAAAGGGCTTTTATCCAAATGGCCTAAACTAAACATTGAAACTGCCGCAACTTCTAAAAAAATTGAAATAAATGTTGCTGGCCTGGAAATTTTACAGGAGTTTGTAGACAAGTTGAATTTTCGTATTTTTCAAGTTAAAAACAAAGAAAATACGCCCGAAAAAAGTTTAGCAGACAAATTAAAAGAAGCTAAAGAACTCTTGGATATAGGAGCTCTCAGTCAAGATGAGTTTGATGAAATTAAACAGAAATACTTAAAAGAATTTTAAATCGACGGCTGTGTCCAGTTCCCATTTTCCTGAAAACTCGGCAGGGTTAATGGTATGCAAAGGTGAATGTTCTAATTGGAAGTGTATTTAATTTAAAAAAGAAAAGAAACCCTCAAACACTATGTGTTTGGGGCATGTGAAAATTTTCGATTTTCAAACACCAAAAATCCTCAAAAACCTTCGGTTTTTGGGAGTTAGAAAAATGCAACACATTTTTCTAAAATTCATAGAATTTTTGAGTGAAATAGGAGAAGAGGTTTACTTTCTTTTTGGTATTAAACCACTTAGAACCATTAATAATGCGAGTATTAAGTAGTTTAATGGTAACCCTGTATCTTGTAATCCAATGGTTGTTTTGCTGGCCGCATTTACAGTATTTTTACTGTTTCCATTACCTGAATTGTTACTGTTTGGTTGTACATTGATTGTTATAATTCCTAAATCTCCTGAATTCAGGTTGTAAGTAGCTGATGTAATGATTGGTGTTATTTTGTAAGTTCCATCACCTGCAGCTTGAACAGTTAAGTACAGGTATGGGTCTCCCACAGGTACTGAGTCTAATGTCCAAGTTACTGTTCTTGTCGTTTCGTTGTATATGAAGTTTCCAGAGTCTACCTTAATATTTACAAAGTCTAATCCTTCAGGTATTTGGAATGTTATTGTAACGTTTTTTGCTGCGTCTGGTCCATAGTTTCCTAGTTTGTATGTGAGCAGGAATTTTTCACCCACTGTGGGGTTGTTATTGTTGCTTTTTGTTTTGAGGTATAAGTCGGATGTTTTGTTAATTGTGATATAAGCAGATTCGGTGTCGTTTGTAGTGTAACCATCAGCCAAAGCTGTAATCTTCACAGGGTTATAAGATGCATTCATAGCTCCTTCCTTAGCATAAAATACCGCATTAACAACACCATTTGTAGTGTTCAATGTGATTGAATGAGTTATTCTAGGGCTTGTATAACTACCCCAAGGAACATTCAAAGTTACGGGTCCATCAGGGATATGACCTCCAACTAGATCACCGCCGCCGTTGATGTGGTTTAAATCTGCTGTAATGGTTGATTTTTGTGTGTTGTTGATTGTTGTTGGATTTGCTTTAACTGTTAATATAACCCAGATACCAACATCCACTGAACCATCATTCTCTACAATAAGGTTTGGAATAGTTTTTGGGTCTTTATTGGAACTCCACCAGTTGTAATTAGCATCCGTTGAACCGTTGTTACAGTAGAGAGCATTACCGCTTGTTGCTGCAGTGTTATTGTAGAATCTGTTGAAATTAGCATTCAAAGTACTGGCACTGTTGGAGAGAGCACCGCCAACAACTGCAGTGTTGTTAGTGAATATACAACCAGTTACAGTACAATTGGTGAAACCAGAACCGCCTCGAGCAGAACAACGATTGCAGATAGCACCGCCGTCATAATCAGTTGCAGTGTTACTGGTGAAGGTACAGTTGGTTACAGTACAGTTAACAGAACCAGAACTAGAATTAATAACTTGACATAAATTGCAGATAGCTCCGCCAATTTGTGCAATGTTACCCTTGAAGGTACAGTTGGTTACAGTACAGTTAACAGAACTGGAACCGGAATTACTAACTTGACATAAATTGCAGATAGCTCCGCCCATAGCATTATAATTTCCAGATGCAGAGTTATTATTGAAAGTACAGTTAATAACAGCTAAAGTACCGATATTATTGATAGCTCCACCAATAGCATCTCCAATTGCAGATACAGTGTTATTGTTGAAAATGCAGCCGGTAAAAGTTGAAGTACCATTGTTGTAGATTGCGCCGCCTTGTGTTGCGTTATTCTGCATGAATGTGGAGTTAGTTGCGTTTAATATTCCTTTAATATTATAAATAGCACCTCCACTTGTACTTGCACAGTTACCTGTGAAAGTGCTGCCTTTAATATTCAAAGTATCCCAGTTATAGATAGCACCGCCATAATCTGCAGTATTACCTGTAAATTTACAGCTAATCACATTAAATAATCCCTCATTGTAGACTGATCCGCCTTTGTTAAGTGCGCTGTTATCTGTGAAAGTACTGTCTTTTACAGTCACATTACCTGCATTATTGTAAATTGCTCCTCCAAAATTAGATGCCGCGTCATTGTCAGTGAATATACAGTTATCAACATTCAGCAAAAGATCGTAATTTAAATTGAATATCGCACCACCCCTTTGTGCGGTATTTTTTGTGAAAGTACTGTCCTTTACAGTTGAACTACCATGATTGTAGATAGCACCACCTAATTTTCCAGTATTATCAGTGAATATGCTGTTATTTACATTTAAGGTAGAATCTGGAGAGTTGTAAATAGCTCCACCAACACGTGCACTGTTGTTATTAAATATACAATTATTAACAGTTAAAGTACCCTGATTATTAATAGCTCCGCCGTAATTTGTATTGGTACCATCCCAACCTGCAGTATTGCCTGTGAATATACAGTTAGTCGCTGTTAAATTACCATAATTTTCAATGGCTCCACCGGTGGTGCTGTTTCCATTGGCAAGCGTTAAATTATGGATGGTTACAGTAATACCACTGTTAATGTGAAATATCCAGCTGGTATCTGTTCCGTTTATTATGGTTCCTGCCAGGCTTTCACCAATAATAGTCATATTTTTATCAATGGTGACATTGGTGTTGTTTTTGCCTGCATATTGCCCGTTGGATATGTGTATTATCCCGCCTTTATTTACGGTTCCTGTTGCGTTTTTAATGCTGAGTTTAGGCCCGCTTCCAGTAGTACTGTTATATGCTGCTGATTGACCGTCCCATGAATCATTTCCAGAAGAACTATTCACATAAATCGCATCTCCAGACGCTGCAGAAACAGCATTCAAACAGAATAGTAATGTTAAGCTTAGAAGTAATAATGGAATCAAAAATTTAGTTTTACGTGTAATCATTTGTTTTCTAATCTTTTTCACCTCCATTGTATCTGATAAAAATGATTATTATTAAAGGTAATTATTATAAATACTTTTTCCACAATTAAGCATTATTAACCTCTTATTTGTATGCATGCCAAACAAGATTAAGATAAATTAACATAAAATTGTAACTTAGCCAATAAAAATTAAAAAATATTACTTAATATATTGCTAATACTTACAAAATAGAATAATACATTTTGAAATTTAAAAATAAATTAAATATTAAGTTGTATATGATTAAAAAAACAGTTTAAATGATTCATATTATAAAAATCATTGAATAAAAGTCTACAATACCTGATTTATAAATTCAATTTTTTAATTAATAATGGGTTTTTAAGGATAATTTATATGAGTTTCTCAATTTTCAAACATCATTTAATCAAATTAAAAAAAATAGGGGATTTAAACCCTGGCTAAAGATATTATGGTAACGCTTTCAACAACCGCAGCCACAAACAGCATGATTAAAACAAGTACATATGATTTTAAGTTGTATGCCCATGCTTTTTTCCATGCTTTAAACCTGCTCTCTTCCCCAAGGGCTTTTGGTTTTGCAATTGCCAAGACAAAGTCAAGGCTGGCTGCAAATGCAATGATATAAGCCACACCTTCAAGTATTAAAGTTGGAATGACCGCTATTAAAAGCATTGCTGCACCGGAACTTGTAGGGGCATAAATCAATCCCCACATGATGGGCCTGTAAATGAATACCAGTGTTCCTATACCAATCAGGTTTAACAATGTAATAGCGAGAAAACTCCCTAAAATACTGTTAAATACAAAAATGGTTAAAATTACCTTAATTACATCACCTGCACCAATAGCCTGCAGTAATCCGGGGAATACTGTGGAAAACTGGCTGCTTATGTTTCCTCCTGTTCCAGTACTTATTGGAGGGTATAACAATCCTATTACCATTCCAATAATGACCAACCCGTAATAAATCGCAAAACAATATAAAAAACGTTTTTTGTAGCGCTCCACATAAAATTTATAGATATTTTTTATCCTATTTAACATAACGATCCCTGTTATAACGTGGGTAGTAACTTTTAATATATCTTTATGGTTTTAAAGTGGAACGATTTTCAGACTAAATTATATATCAGCAGATTAATAGTTTACTTAAGGAAAAATTAGTATAAGGATGTGAATAAATGCTTAACTGGAAATCTTTAGGTTTTGGTATTGCTCTTGCAATTGTGATGTTTTTCATGTTTATGTTTAACGCGTCTTCGCTGGCGATTTTAAGCTTTATTATTGCACCATTAGTTGGAACATATATTCTCGGTGGTGAACTGAAGATGGCGGCTATTTATGGGGCTGCAATAAGCTTTTTTGGAAGTATAATTTCCATATTGTTGTATACTGCACTTATTAGTTATTTTTCAAAGACAGCTATACCTTTAGGACTTAACGTAGTTACTTTAATAGCAGTATGTGTCATTTATGCAGTTATTGGAGCCGTTTTTGGTATTGCCGGTGCTGCAATTAAAAATAAATTAATGGAAAAAAAATAATTCCACATTTTTTTATTTTCTTTTCTCATAAATTATTCCTGCAATTTTATCTGCAGACTCTAAAACGTCTTTTCCATATTTTGAAGCTCTGTCTTTATTTTGGTTGATGTTTTCCAGGAAATCATTTACAACTTCATCCAGGTTATCAAGATCGCTTTCAACCATTGCACCGCTGAATACATCACCCATATTGTGATAACGCCCGTATTTAACTCGAAGCAGTGTTATGATTGGCAAATTGCAGGCAATGGCTTCATGAAGCATCACCCCATCGTCTGTGATGATTACGAAGTCTGCCAGTTTGTAGAGATCACGCACCCAGTCGATATAACCTAAATAGAGTATTCCATCGCTTTCAAGGTATTCTCGATATTTTTCATCCAGCGGATGCCCTATAACCACTATATTTGCTTTAACTCCACTGTCTCTAAGTTTAGGTGCGGCAAGGGCCATTTTTTCAAAAAGAGTAGATCCTGATGATAAGAGTATTGTGGGAAGTGTAGGGTCGTAACCTTCTGGCATTAATTCCAGTGCTTTTTCTCTGCTTCCGCTTACAACTTCAGGATTTATAGGCATGTAAACTTTGTGCACATTTTTATTATTCACTGATGATTTAAATAATGGAGATTCTGGTAGTACAACAACGGTGGTAAATTTGGATACTTTTGAATCAGTAGGGGTGGATACAACTCCCACTGATGGAATACCTGCAATTTTAGCTGCCAGGCACCCGACTACTGCTCCTCCACCTATTGATCCTACAACCACATCAGGTTTTATTTTTCTGTACAGGCTTATAGCTTCAAAAACAGCCTTGATAATTTTAAAACCGCCTTTTACAAGGGTAAGTTTAGTAGCGGCATGCCCTCCTGCCTGTGGAATACTCGTTTCATGCCATTTTATGTCGTTTTTTTCAAATAATAACCCTGGAGCGTCGTGATTCAGGGCAAATTCACAGTGGACGCCATGTTCAGACAGTGCTTTAGCTATATTAAGGGCAATTGCGGCGTCTCCTCCGATCCCGCGCCCTGTAACCATAAATAATACTTTCATTTATTCACCTTTTAATTAAAAATCTATAGATTTGAAATCCATTTGAAATCATTATCATTTTTTAGTTTTACTAAAATGATTTTTCATAATTTAAAATTAGTTAATTCTAATTTTAAGTTTGTTAAATGGAGTTATGCTAATTTAAATCAAAATTTGTATGGATATTATATAAATATTGCTGATGTATTATCATAAATATGATAGATTCCCAACTATAAAATTTGGTAATAAATGGTTTAAAAATAAGAATTTGGGTGCTGAAGATTTATTCGTACAGTACAGCACTGCCGGTAGCTGTTACTATTACTGTACTTCCTTTGATCCCGCCAACGCTTCTATAATCGATATTAACGCCTAAAATACCATTTGCACCTATTTTTTTTGCTTCACTTTCCAGGTTTTGAAGCGCCTCATTTCTTACCAGTCCTATTTTATATTCTATATTTGAACCATTTTTTGAGGCAATTTTTTTTAAACGCGATGAATTCTCATCTTTTTCTTCTTTTAAGATAGCTTCTCCTGTAATTAAGCCCAATTGTTTAACTATATTTTTTCCATTAAGATTGGTTGTAGTTGCAAATAAAAGGTCTAGCTGGGGTAAATCTATATTTTTAGGAGTTTCCATTTCTTCTATTTCTTTTCCAAGTAGTTTTGAGATTAAATTTCCTATTAGTCCTATAACGTAAGTTATAGTCCCGAGGAAAACAACAAACAAAAGGTAATTAACAAATATTGGAACAGCAGCCTGTATGGTGAGTGCAATACCTCCTAATGTGAATAAATTAAGGGTTATTGGATTTTTAGGGAAGAACCAGCCGTATATATTGATGATGACAAATATTAAAAGGGCGCTGATAGCTCCAGTGCTCCTGCCGTACTTTCTTTGGGCTATATATGCTTCGCTAAACCCTGCAATTAAAGGTGATATTATAAACATGATGTTAAATCCGAAAATAACTAAATTTGCGTATACACAAATAACGGCAGATATAAATCCGAGGGTGGTCCCTATAATTACTGCAAGAATTCCCCATCTTTTGGTTATGATGCTGTTTTTTAGTGAAATTAACAAGAAGTATCACCCGTGACAATTATTCATAGTGCACTGCGGTACCGTACATGGTGACAAGGATAGTGTTTCCCATAGTCCCTCCGAGGTTATGGTAAGCTATTTGAACACCCAGTATGGCATTTGCACCAAGTTTTTCTGCTTTTTCCTGCATACTGGACAGTGCTAATTCCCTTGCTTTTTTTAATTCCTCTTCGTAAGCTGAGGTTCTCCCACCGACAACATCTCTAACCCCTGAAAAAAGGTCTTTATACACGTTTGCACCTAAGAGTGCTTCTCCAGTTACTAGACCAAAGTACTCACTTATTTTCTTTCCCTCAATATTGGGTGTGTTTAAAATCAGCATTTTTAATCTTCCTTTTAATCTGTAGACACTAATATATTCTATAGATTATGTAGGGAATTGGTTATAAATGTTTTGGCAAAAAAGAAAAATTGTTATTTACTAAAAAGAAAAAAGAAAAAAGAAACATTACATTCGTCTTTCCATACGCCTTAAAATTACTTTATCACCGATTGCATCAACCATATCCATAGAAATAACTCTTTCTTCACCCATACCTAGTTTTCCTGAGATAGTGCCTTCTTTTGCTATGATGCCTGTCACCATTTTGTTTGTCACATCTATTTCTAAATCATCAACTACGCCGACGGTATCTCCATTTGAATCAACAATATCTTTTCCAGATAAATCTTTTGCATGCATTATATCACCTGCCTTTTTTAAATCAAGTTCTGGACAATTTGAATCCCTTGTAATTCAAAAACTCACAGATTTTCACATTTCCCAAAATCTGATATTTTAAAAGATTTTGAGAAGTTGAAAATTGAACAGAATATAATTTCTGTTTTAGTGGGGCCATTGTAACTTGAATATAATTAACATGGCGTTAATACTTTTTGTAAAATAAATATTATATAATTTGTTGTTTGTAATTTCCAAAAAAGTAAGTCTAATAATCATAGTTACTTAAAAATAGGAAAATTTAGTAAAGATAAGTGTGATTTTAAAAGAGTAGAGAGGATTTTCTAAATGCATTATTTATTTTAACTTACATTCCATACCATTACTCCATAGGGATCTATTATTTTACCCTCTTTATGTAAAAGCTTGAATTTACTTAAATCTGCACCGTTTGTAAGGTATAATCTTGTAAACATGGAATCTTCAAGTTCCTTATTCAACATAACAGCAAGATAAATATCATTTTCTTTTACTAAGATTATACTAAATGAACTAGAATTGGAAACGATCTTATTCATTGAAACATTACCATTTTGAACTACAATTAACTTGTGAGGCTCCAGTACATGGATCTGGTTATTTTGCTCATATTGAAAACCTGCAACTACTTTTGATCCGTTTATCTGTGCAACAATACCGTTTTGAGCTGAAATTACGGTTGTACCGTTAACCTCCCGGGAAGCCGCTTGTTGAGCAGAATAACTGTAGCCTTTTCCTGTGTTATTTTGGAAGTTCCAGCCCCCAAAGTAAGACCACCAGTATGATTTTGAAAGGAGGTACATGTTATTTAAGAACAGGACATGTGGGGACGGTTTAGCTGGATGTGTGTATTTTAGCACATTTTGGGCTTGATCAGGAGTTAACTTATAATCTTTTGTGAGTACGTCTTGGGCAGCCGGTTTATCAACCAGTAGAATTTTATCCAGTATTTCAACACTTTTACCAGTATCATGCGTATAATTTTCAAGGGTTAAATAGCCCTGATCGCCGCTTGAAGTCAGCATTCTGAGTATTCCTGCAGATAAATTTTCATTATTTGTTAGCAGTGCCTTTCCAACCCAGTAAGCACGCGGCGTGTTTTGAGATCCACCGTCGAATGTAACTGGCCTATCTGCCACTGCAGTAAAAAAGTGACCAAAATCCCACCATGAAGTTATAACTGTATTTTGAGGTGTGTTATCTTTAATCCACGTTAGTGAATTGTACATTGAATCATCAACATTTGGATATATTGAATTTGAAAACATATATGATGAAGATGTAGGAGCATATGCTACAAGTGCAATTAATATAAGGGCTGCTATTGTACAGTACTTCTTATTTGGAATATTTTTTGCAAAATAAGTTGTCATTAGGCCTACAAATGCTCCTGCACCCAATGTTATTGGTATTGAGAATTGTTCAATGAATCTTGACCCCTGTGTTAAAGCAAAACCCATGATCAAAATCCAGATTGTAAACAAAATTGCATATAATAAATAATTCTTTTTATTTTTAATTAAATGGGGATTTACTGTATTCTTTCTCTCTGTACTATTTTCATTTATTTTTATTTTTTTCCGGGTATTTCTTTTATTTTTATTTTTAGGGATGTTTCCCGCTTTTTTAGCTTTTTCTGGTTTTAATTTCCATATAATCCCGGGAATGCTTAAAATTCCGAATATAAATGGTATGATACCGCCTAACTTTCCTAAAATTTCTGTAATGGTTGGTATTTTAAGTTCATCTACAGATACGTATATGTTTGGATAACTGGTAATTTGGATAGATGTATGCAGCTGTGAATTACCAGCAGATCTTATCAAAGTCTCTATAAGTCCTGAAAATCCAAAATAAACACTTAATAATGTAATGTTTAAAATTAAAAACGTAATTAATGAAAAGAATGCTGGCTGGAGCATAATATATTTGACTTTATCGAAATAGTAGTTAAATGATTTAATGGTTTCCATTTCAAACATGTAATTTGAAATCAGGAGATATACAACGGCTGTCCCAACTAGCAAATAGAAAATGTACCACCAGCCTTCCCAGGCCATGGAATAAACAAGCAGAAAAACTGCTGATAATGATACATAAACTGATCTGGTTTTAATATTC includes:
- a CDS encoding glycosyltransferase; the protein is MKVLFMVTGRGIGGDAAIALNIAKALSEHGVHCEFALNHDAPGLLFEKNDIKWHETSIPQAGGHAATKLTLVKGGFKIIKAVFEAISLYRKIKPDVVVGSIGGGAVVGCLAAKIAGIPSVGVVSTPTDSKVSKFTTVVVLPESPLFKSSVNNKNVHKVYMPINPEVVSGSREKALELMPEGYDPTLPTILLSSGSTLFEKMALAAPKLRDSGVKANIVVIGHPLDEKYREYLESDGILYLGYIDWVRDLYKLADFVIITDDGVMLHEAIACNLPIITLLRVKYGRYHNMGDVFSGAMVESDLDNLDEVVNDFLENINQNKDRASKYGKDVLESADKIAGIIYEKRK
- a CDS encoding heavy metal-binding domain-containing protein, which translates into the protein MLISLKNSIITKRWGILAVIIGTTLGFISAVICVYANLVIFGFNIMFIISPLIAGFSEAYIAQRKYGRSTGAISALLIFVIINIYGWFFPKNPITLNLFTLGGIALTIQAAVPIFVNYLLFVVFLGTITYVIGLIGNLISKLLGKEIEEMETPKNIDLPQLDLLFATTTNLNGKNIVKQLGLITGEAILKEEKDENSSRLKKIASKNGSNIEYKIGLVRNEALQNLESEAKKIGANGILGVNIDYRSVGGIKGSTVIVTATGSAVLYE
- a CDS encoding YbjQ family protein, which encodes MLILNTPNIEGKKISEYFGLVTGEALLGANVYKDLFSGVRDVVGGRTSAYEEELKKARELALSSMQEKAEKLGANAILGVQIAYHNLGGTMGNTILVTMYGTAVHYE
- a CDS encoding PRC-barrel domain-containing protein; the encoded protein is MHAKDLSGKDIVDSNGDTVGVVDDLEIDVTNKMVTGIIAKEGTISGKLGMGEERVISMDMVDAIGDKVILRRMERRM
- a CDS encoding STT3 domain-containing protein, which gives rise to MNIKWNLSKFKPLIIIILVFILAFSLRIQSAYLPGVSGEVKSNFQDQNGLPYFSEMDSYYNYRMTYDYLDHNYLGDTILEGSPWDLHSYYPSGRPAAYPPLIVYITAFIYELINSFVNAPLNEVAIWLAPFIASLAVIPAYIFVMKLTNEYGGIAAGILVGTVPAYFTHTFAGFFDTDMFNMLFPILIVGFFTASITEKNIKTRSVYVSLSAVFLLVYSMAWEGWWYIFYLLVGTAVVYLLISNYMFEMETIKSFNYYFDKVKYIMLQPAFFSLITFLILNITLLSVYFGFSGLIETLIRSAGNSQLHTSIQITSYPNIYVSVDELKIPTITEILGKLGGIIPFIFGILSIPGIIWKLKPEKAKKAGNIPKNKNKRNTRKKIKINENSTERKNTVNPHLIKNKKNYLLYAILFTIWILIMGFALTQGSRFIEQFSIPITLGAGAFVGLMTTYFAKNIPNKKYCTIAALILIALVAYAPTSSSYMFSNSIYPNVDDSMYNSLTWIKDNTPQNTVITSWWDFGHFFTAVADRPVTFDGGSQNTPRAYWVGKALLTNNENLSAGILRMLTSSGDQGYLTLENYTHDTGKSVEILDKILLVDKPAAQDVLTKDYKLTPDQAQNVLKYTHPAKPSPHVLFLNNMYLLSKSYWWSYFGGWNFQNNTGKGYSYSAQQAASREVNGTTVISAQNGIVAQINGSKVVAGFQYEQNNQIHVLEPHKLIVVQNGNVSMNKIVSNSSSFSIILVKENDIYLAVMLNKELEDSMFTRLYLTNGADLSKFKLLHKEGKIIDPYGVMVWNVS